The proteins below are encoded in one region of Peribacillus muralis:
- a CDS encoding ribonuclease YeeF family protein: protein MKIFEAQSLQAATKSRAKQYEELKKQTDALKKEFQGIVGLDNEFQGAGAAAIKSFYEAQIEVADAWMELFTTQISFLEGVPASLEEADLSGRTVVEVPFLDAEVSNGINQAKSLVDQQANDLQRILNSIDDILPLDMFDQQEFNEKITLAGHRLDDTVTKVENVDRQLVEEYEVSIGQENVAVGLFRALLDSTKQDGSISPMTFNQSAFKNSDVYQVKDEVAGQMKDYQTFKKQQAEARKIEQEMEELENRPWYEKAWDTTKTFTGEFTGYYDSIRASTGVDPVTGRKLSDAERIAAGAMAAAGFIPVVGWAGRAIKGGRAIYKTAKGLNAANHALDAYKSAKGFSLLQKSEYGIYGLLTANGLGEAATGKDMFGNQLTEEQRQNGLLMALGIGGVAGAAKYVDHKFKLNRSLSTTKVISKTSDGIKKVVNQNGYEVDEFIKLLHPDKVLNLTEEDIVASIRNQIGIPIKGTIMAKTIPQMDIYKYLYDPDYNGVRGFTAVKDDSIQLKSLHDHYEGARLDYNNTAYKVTHGVDGISQSIGGPDRFYGVFEYRLNDPSKISIPNWDPTPDSYPYTGRGFTGSKEVVLPEYYHPPKQFEDGDILDIKDATTGEKQMSFIFDGDIMEWVPRK from the coding sequence ATGAAAATCTTCGAAGCACAAAGCTTGCAGGCCGCAACCAAGTCACGCGCCAAGCAATATGAAGAATTAAAGAAGCAAACCGATGCCCTGAAAAAGGAATTTCAGGGCATCGTCGGCCTGGATAACGAGTTTCAGGGAGCCGGTGCTGCAGCCATCAAAAGCTTCTATGAAGCGCAAATCGAGGTGGCGGACGCCTGGATGGAACTATTCACGACCCAAATCAGTTTTTTGGAAGGCGTTCCGGCAAGTCTGGAAGAAGCGGACCTTTCCGGGAGGACAGTGGTCGAGGTTCCCTTTTTAGATGCAGAAGTATCGAACGGAATCAACCAAGCGAAGTCGCTTGTCGACCAACAAGCGAACGATCTCCAAAGGATCCTGAACAGCATTGACGATATCCTTCCTCTGGATATGTTCGACCAACAGGAATTTAATGAAAAAATCACGCTTGCCGGACATAGACTGGATGACACCGTGACAAAAGTCGAGAACGTCGACCGGCAATTGGTCGAGGAATATGAAGTGTCAATCGGGCAGGAAAATGTGGCAGTTGGCCTCTTCCGGGCCTTGCTTGATTCCACTAAACAGGACGGCAGCATTTCGCCAATGACATTCAACCAATCGGCATTCAAGAATAGTGACGTCTACCAAGTGAAGGATGAGGTCGCCGGTCAGATGAAGGACTATCAGACCTTCAAGAAGCAGCAAGCAGAAGCACGGAAAATCGAACAGGAAATGGAAGAACTCGAAAACCGCCCATGGTACGAAAAGGCCTGGGATACGACAAAAACCTTTACAGGGGAATTCACGGGTTATTATGATTCAATCAGGGCATCGACCGGAGTCGATCCAGTAACGGGACGCAAGCTGTCCGATGCCGAGCGAATCGCCGCCGGCGCGATGGCCGCCGCTGGATTCATCCCCGTCGTCGGCTGGGCCGGCCGTGCTATCAAGGGCGGCCGCGCCATCTACAAAACGGCAAAAGGACTGAACGCAGCGAACCACGCACTCGACGCTTATAAATCGGCTAAAGGCTTTAGCCTTCTCCAGAAATCCGAATACGGAATATATGGACTGCTCACTGCCAACGGCCTCGGTGAAGCCGCCACCGGAAAAGACATGTTCGGCAACCAGCTAACCGAGGAACAGCGCCAGAACGGGCTGTTGATGGCACTTGGAATCGGCGGTGTGGCAGGTGCCGCTAAATATGTGGATCACAAGTTTAAATTGAACAGAAGCTTATCCACAACAAAAGTAATTTCAAAAACAAGTGATGGTATAAAAAAGGTAGTGAATCAAAATGGTTATGAAGTCGATGAATTTATAAAGTTATTACACCCCGATAAAGTACTGAATTTAACAGAAGAAGATATAGTAGCTTCAATTAGGAATCAAATCGGCATTCCAATTAAAGGGACAATAATGGCTAAAACTATTCCACAAATGGATATTTATAAATACTTATATGACCCTGATTATAATGGTGTTAGAGGCTTTACTGCTGTTAAAGATGATTCTATACAATTAAAGAGTTTACATGACCATTATGAAGGAGCCAGATTGGATTATAACAATACAGCCTATAAAGTTACACATGGTGTAGATGGAATTTCCCAATCTATTGGAGGACCAGATAGATTTTATGGTGTGTTTGAATATCGGTTAAATGACCCAAGTAAAATTTCAATCCCAAATTGGGATCCAACTCCTGACTCTTATCCATATACAGGTAGAGGATTTACTGGTAGTAAAGAAGTTGTATTACCAGAATATTATCATCCACCTAAACAATTTGAAGATGGTGATATCCTTGATATTAAGGATGCAACTACTGGTGAAAAGCAAATGAGCTTTATATTTGATGGAGATATTATGGAATGGGTACCTAGAAAATGA
- a CDS encoding YitT family protein, translating into MKKISLDVFFIVIGAFIFALAINLFVIPNELGEGGVTGITIILFYLFEWSPGLLSLIINAFLLIVGYKYLSKMTTIYTIVAVAFNSLFLHLTESWNISSDEIVINAIFGGVFAGAGIGMIIRVGGTTAGTTILARITNKYLGWSLSYGLLFFDLIVAFSSYFIIGAEGLMLTILMLYIGTKTMEFIIEGLNPKKAITIISNEADQIASQVTVLMDRGVTVFSGHGYYTKASKDILYIVISKQEVLKLKRIVKATDSNAFIAIHDVRDVFGEGFLDISKS; encoded by the coding sequence ATGAAAAAGATTTCTTTAGATGTTTTCTTTATAGTAATAGGGGCCTTTATTTTCGCCTTGGCAATAAACCTTTTCGTTATTCCGAATGAACTGGGAGAAGGGGGAGTCACGGGGATAACCATCATTTTATTTTATCTTTTTGAATGGTCGCCTGGGCTTTTAAGCTTGATCATCAATGCTTTCCTGCTCATTGTCGGTTATAAATATTTGTCAAAAATGACCACGATTTATACGATCGTTGCGGTTGCATTCAACTCGTTATTCCTTCATTTAACGGAGAGCTGGAATATATCTTCCGATGAAATTGTCATCAATGCGATTTTTGGCGGTGTGTTTGCCGGTGCAGGAATTGGGATGATCATTCGAGTGGGCGGCACGACTGCCGGTACAACGATCCTGGCCAGAATCACCAATAAGTATTTGGGATGGAGCTTAAGTTATGGACTTCTGTTTTTTGATTTGATCGTTGCGTTCTCATCTTATTTCATCATTGGCGCAGAAGGTCTTATGCTTACAATCCTCATGCTTTATATTGGAACGAAAACGATGGAGTTTATTATAGAGGGCTTGAATCCGAAAAAAGCGATTACCATCATATCAAATGAAGCAGACCAGATTGCAAGTCAAGTAACCGTATTGATGGATCGAGGAGTTACCGTTTTTAGCGGTCATGGATATTACACAAAAGCTTCAAAGGATATTTTGTATATCGTGATTAGCAAGCAGGAGGTACTCAAGCTAAAGAGAATCGTGAAAGCTACCGATAGCAATGCATTTATTGCGATTCACGATGTCCGAGACGTATTCGGTGAAGGGTTCCTCGATATATCGAAGTCCTGA
- a CDS encoding bile acid:sodium symporter family protein produces MGLVEKVSAFAGKTFTLWVMIFAVIAYILPNHFIWIGAYIVPLLGIVMFGMGLTLSAADFKEVFRRPKEVALGVAGHFIIMPLLAFALALGFDLPKEVAVGVILVGCCPSGTASNVMVFLARGNVALAVAIASVSTILAPIVTPLLILLLASKWVNISIGSLFISIVQVVIIPLLLGFIVKKFFGKQAEAGAKALPLVSVIAIVLIVSAVVAGSQDQLAKTGLMIFAVVVLHNVLGFILGFFFARLCGMDLAKQKAVAMEVGMQNSGLGVAIATAHFSPLAAVPSAIFSVWHNISGSILAYIFSRMKDRKKIVDVKNDSIKKSV; encoded by the coding sequence ATGGGTTTAGTAGAGAAAGTCAGCGCATTTGCTGGTAAAACATTTACCTTATGGGTCATGATATTTGCAGTCATAGCGTATATCTTGCCTAATCACTTTATATGGATCGGGGCGTATATCGTTCCTTTATTGGGAATTGTCATGTTTGGCATGGGTCTTACACTATCCGCCGCGGATTTCAAAGAAGTTTTCCGGCGACCGAAAGAGGTAGCACTTGGGGTGGCGGGACACTTCATCATCATGCCTTTATTGGCGTTTGCATTAGCACTCGGATTCGATTTACCGAAGGAAGTGGCGGTTGGCGTCATTTTGGTCGGTTGCTGCCCTAGTGGAACAGCTTCAAATGTGATGGTGTTCCTAGCAAGAGGAAATGTTGCGCTTGCGGTTGCCATCGCCTCCGTTTCCACCATCCTGGCTCCCATCGTCACCCCGCTTCTCATTCTGCTCTTGGCAAGCAAATGGGTCAATATCAGCATTGGATCATTATTCATATCCATCGTTCAAGTCGTGATCATCCCGCTCCTGCTTGGATTCATCGTCAAGAAATTTTTCGGCAAACAAGCAGAGGCCGGTGCAAAGGCTTTGCCACTAGTGTCCGTCATTGCGATTGTGCTGATCGTATCTGCCGTCGTGGCAGGCAGCCAAGATCAACTGGCTAAAACCGGGTTGATGATTTTCGCGGTCGTCGTGCTTCATAACGTTCTTGGCTTCATTCTCGGCTTTTTCTTTGCCCGGTTATGCGGGATGGATTTGGCTAAACAGAAGGCGGTTGCCATGGAGGTCGGCATGCAGAATTCCGGTTTGGGTGTAGCGATAGCAACCGCCCACTTCTCTCCTTTGGCAGCTGTACCAAGTGCCATCTTCAGCGTTTGGCATAATATATCCGGATCCATATTAGCCTACATTTTCAGCCGCATGAAAGATAGGAAAAAGATTGTGGACGTTAAAAACGATTCGATTAAAAAAAGTGTATAA
- a CDS encoding YwqI/YxiC family protein — MTTIKLNHPAVTKQVDQVKTALGGVTLGNLPAGELGSNKLEFTSKWIDRETNLEKVFEQYIKIVQKNVEDTRANIDLLKEQDEAMAHTSNGYPSR; from the coding sequence ATGACGACAATCAAACTGAATCATCCTGCTGTAACAAAGCAGGTCGATCAGGTGAAGACGGCGCTTGGAGGCGTCACGCTTGGAAATCTGCCGGCAGGGGAGCTGGGCAGCAATAAATTGGAATTTACCTCGAAGTGGATTGATCGGGAAACGAACCTTGAGAAGGTTTTTGAACAATATATTAAAATCGTCCAAAAAAATGTGGAAGATACCCGTGCCAACATTGATTTATTAAAAGAGCAGGACGAGGCCATGGCCCATACTTCAAATGGATATCCTTCGCGATGA
- a CDS encoding response regulator transcription factor yields the protein MIHILIADDDRHIRELLKFHLEKEGYIIFEARDGNEASLVLENERIHLAVVDIMMPYKNGLDLCKEIRDQYDLPVILLTAKDQLIDKEHGYFAGTDDYLIKPFEPRELMFRIKALLRRYRMVNSESIALNETIIDRKSYEVRIQGKTLLLPLKEFELLAQLGSFPERVFTREQLIELVWGADFVGDDRTIDVHIKRLRERFSGRTDDFSITTVRGLGYKLEVNKK from the coding sequence TTGATACATATATTAATTGCGGATGATGACCGACATATTAGGGAATTGCTTAAATTCCACCTGGAGAAGGAAGGATACATCATTTTTGAGGCGAGGGATGGGAACGAGGCCTCGCTGGTACTGGAGAACGAGCGCATCCATCTAGCCGTTGTCGATATTATGATGCCTTATAAAAACGGACTGGATCTTTGCAAGGAAATACGTGATCAATATGACTTGCCGGTGATTTTATTGACTGCTAAAGATCAACTTATCGATAAAGAACATGGTTATTTTGCCGGTACCGATGATTATCTTATCAAGCCATTTGAGCCAAGGGAGCTAATGTTTCGAATAAAGGCTCTATTGCGAAGGTACCGAATGGTTAATTCAGAATCAATCGCATTGAACGAAACGATTATTGACCGTAAAAGCTATGAGGTGCGAATACAGGGGAAGACATTGCTCCTGCCGCTTAAGGAATTTGAGCTGCTGGCACAGTTAGGGAGTTTCCCGGAGCGGGTTTTTACGCGTGAGCAACTGATTGAACTCGTATGGGGTGCTGATTTTGTAGGAGATGACCGAACGATCGATGTTCACATTAAACGATTAAGGGAGCGCTTCTCCGGGCGGACAGATGATTTTTCCATCACCACCGTTCGTGGCCTCGGTTATAAGCTGGAGGTTAACAAAAAGTGA
- a CDS encoding ABC transporter permease, with protein MFLAIRELKHSKLRYLLIGLIIVLVALLVFIISGLANGLSSDNASSIQNMKADYFVMEHDSKNKLNRSIISMDMLEELREPEVQTAEGLGQMMATLNKIGSNEKTEVTIFATNGRGILAPEVMEGTSYDDKKQGEAVADRSLKEVGYKLGDSFQDELSGKVFTIVGFTENQSYSHAPVVYMNVAGWREINPVLKNHAKNSISALAVQMDAKDEETIREALPDGVTLLSKDEMLQSIPGFKEEQATLTMMIAFLFVIAAFVLAVFFYVITLQKTNQFGVLKALGANTVYLAKSIVGQVMLLAVVCIVISVALTYGVTLIMPEGMPFELRPDLVIKYSLLLLVVSALGSILSLYRVAKIDALDAIGRVS; from the coding sequence ATGTTTTTAGCCATCCGTGAACTTAAGCATTCAAAGTTACGTTATTTGCTGATTGGATTGATCATAGTATTGGTAGCTTTGCTTGTTTTTATCATTTCAGGATTAGCCAATGGACTTTCTTCAGATAACGCTTCATCCATACAAAACATGAAGGCTGACTATTTCGTCATGGAACATGACTCAAAAAACAAATTGAACCGATCGATCATATCCATGGACATGCTGGAAGAACTCCGTGAACCTGAAGTTCAAACGGCTGAAGGTCTGGGGCAAATGATGGCCACCTTAAATAAAATCGGTTCAAATGAGAAAACGGAGGTCACGATTTTTGCCACCAATGGCAGAGGTATATTGGCACCGGAAGTCATGGAAGGAACAAGCTACGATGATAAGAAGCAAGGTGAGGCTGTTGCGGATCGTTCTTTAAAAGAGGTCGGCTATAAGTTAGGTGATTCATTTCAAGATGAGTTGTCAGGAAAGGTTTTCACCATAGTTGGTTTTACGGAAAACCAATCTTACAGCCACGCGCCGGTTGTCTACATGAATGTTGCAGGATGGAGGGAAATCAATCCTGTACTGAAAAACCATGCAAAGAATTCGATAAGTGCGCTAGCTGTGCAGATGGATGCAAAGGATGAAGAGACTATACGTGAGGCATTACCTGATGGCGTAACACTTCTATCAAAAGATGAAATGCTTCAGAGTATCCCAGGGTTCAAAGAAGAACAGGCCACATTGACAATGATGATCGCCTTCTTGTTTGTCATTGCAGCGTTTGTCCTGGCGGTATTCTTCTATGTGATTACCTTGCAGAAAACGAATCAATTCGGAGTCCTTAAAGCACTTGGTGCCAATACGGTTTATCTTGCAAAAAGCATCGTTGGCCAGGTCATGCTGCTTGCCGTTGTATGCATCGTAATTAGTGTGGCACTGACATATGGAGTCACTTTAATCATGCCAGAGGGGATGCCCTTTGAATTGCGTCCAGATTTGGTCATTAAATATTCCTTGTTACTTTTGGTTGTTTCCGCATTAGGTTCAATTCTATCACTCTATCGAGTAGCGAAGATAGATGCGCTTGATGCAATAGGGAGGGTTTCGTGA
- a CDS encoding DUF445 domain-containing protein translates to MSPKIKSSRKIARYSLMFMGAGYIATTPFLGSLPLDLLHGGFEAGLVGGLADWFAVTALFRHPLGIPIPHTALLPNNRKRMTNALVSMLKNDWLSKESIQDKVKNIPFTEKLIPVIVKETQSATFRKVLIKLIKQMICYIDVEKVTPFVAKKIKGSLSNMDMSKILHAVSSQLLNEEFDKKALDHVLKKAEDWLKQKQTGHRLGTVSMDVLSKVELEGMLQFAVKSIQSLLNEEKLGNIIQNLLLSVVNNLKNENEPNREALILYIRKEIQGINDNKELLQGVEKWKQQLLTKWEPEATITGTLEQIQQEALNFVEGEHFMDAYLNPIMQRILANLKENSTSIDQWIQKQITILIENNHTQIGNLVQENLDKLDNETLIDMMENGVGKDLQWIRVNGAVCGFIIGIILTGIQALLTLI, encoded by the coding sequence ATGTCGCCAAAAATAAAATCGTCAAGAAAAATAGCTCGGTATTCATTAATGTTCATGGGAGCGGGATATATTGCAACCACTCCATTTCTAGGTTCCTTGCCACTGGATTTATTACACGGAGGGTTTGAGGCAGGACTTGTCGGTGGATTAGCAGATTGGTTTGCCGTCACTGCACTATTCCGCCATCCGCTTGGAATTCCAATCCCCCATACTGCTCTCTTGCCCAACAACCGGAAAAGAATGACCAATGCACTCGTTTCGATGCTGAAAAACGATTGGCTGTCTAAGGAGAGCATTCAGGATAAAGTCAAAAACATTCCTTTTACAGAAAAATTGATCCCGGTTATAGTAAAAGAGACACAAAGTGCCACGTTTAGAAAAGTCCTGATTAAACTTATTAAGCAAATGATTTGTTATATAGATGTAGAAAAGGTTACACCTTTCGTTGCAAAAAAAATAAAGGGATCACTTTCTAACATGGACATGAGCAAGATTCTCCATGCAGTGAGTTCACAGTTACTAAACGAAGAGTTTGATAAGAAGGCTTTGGACCATGTTTTGAAAAAAGCTGAAGATTGGTTGAAGCAAAAACAAACCGGTCACCGACTAGGCACTGTTTCCATGGATGTACTCAGCAAGGTTGAACTGGAGGGCATGCTTCAGTTTGCCGTTAAATCAATTCAAAGCTTGCTTAACGAAGAGAAATTGGGCAATATCATCCAAAATCTTCTGTTAAGTGTCGTAAATAATTTAAAAAATGAGAATGAACCAAATAGAGAAGCATTAATTTTATATATCAGGAAAGAAATTCAAGGCATCAATGATAACAAGGAACTATTACAAGGCGTTGAAAAATGGAAGCAGCAGCTTCTAACAAAATGGGAGCCTGAGGCAACAATAACGGGAACCCTAGAACAAATTCAACAAGAAGCCTTGAATTTCGTCGAAGGTGAACATTTCATGGACGCTTATTTGAATCCCATCATGCAGCGCATCCTTGCTAATTTAAAAGAAAACAGCACCAGCATCGATCAATGGATCCAGAAACAAATCACTATTCTCATTGAAAATAATCATACCCAAATCGGCAATCTGGTCCAGGAAAATCTGGATAAGCTAGACAACGAAACGCTGATTGATATGATGGAAAATGGTGTAGGAAAAGACCTGCAATGGATTCGTGTGAACGGAGCCGTATGTGGTTTCATAATCGGGATCATCCTAACCGGAATCCAAGCCCTGCTTACCCTTATATGA
- a CDS encoding ABC transporter ATP-binding protein, giving the protein MVDKLLFENISKIYEEGDEKVTALDDISLNVRSGEFVAIVGPSGSGKSTFLSIAGALLSPSKGRFLLDEKDITSLSSKELTRVRLEKIGFIFQSANLVPYLNVRDQLLLLSELVGKRDKKAVIKADGLLSHLGLEHRADHLPEALSGGERQRVAIGRSLMNDPEIILADEPTASLDTRRGRAVVEMLAHEVKSRNKAAIMVTHDERMLDLCDRVIHIIDGKVYTNGDRGKRVNLHK; this is encoded by the coding sequence ATGGTAGATAAGTTATTGTTTGAAAACATCAGTAAAATTTATGAAGAAGGCGATGAGAAGGTGACAGCCCTTGATGATATTTCCCTAAATGTAAGGTCGGGGGAATTCGTTGCCATCGTGGGACCATCTGGTTCAGGAAAAAGTACGTTCCTTTCCATAGCCGGTGCATTACTTTCACCGAGTAAAGGCCGTTTTCTGCTTGATGAGAAAGATATCACATCATTATCTTCAAAGGAATTGACCCGGGTCCGGCTTGAAAAAATCGGGTTCATTTTTCAATCAGCGAATCTAGTTCCATATCTGAACGTACGTGACCAGCTTCTGCTACTTTCTGAATTGGTTGGCAAGCGGGATAAAAAAGCTGTGATTAAAGCGGATGGTTTGCTTAGCCATCTTGGTCTTGAACATCGGGCAGATCACTTGCCGGAGGCGCTGTCAGGTGGAGAGCGGCAGCGTGTAGCCATCGGCCGATCGCTTATGAATGATCCGGAAATCATTTTAGCCGATGAACCAACCGCAAGCCTTGATACCAGAAGGGGAAGGGCTGTAGTCGAAATGCTTGCGCATGAGGTGAAGTCAAGAAATAAAGCGGCGATCATGGTTACACACGATGAAAGAATGTTAGATTTATGTGATCGGGTGATCCATATCATAGACGGCAAGGTTTATACAAATGGTGATAGGGGAAAACGCGTGAACCTGCATAAGTAG
- a CDS encoding ABC transporter substrate-binding protein: MKRKKWYGGIFSILLIFSVILAGCSSSTGGDGGSKDDVTLDVFQFKVEFKSQFEALAKQYEKENPGVKIKISTVGGGNDYKSAITAKFASGEEPAVFNIGGPVDVEQYRDRLLDLKDTKAAKAALDGTLDGVKEDGQILGLPFNQEGYGLIYNKRIFKEAGIDPEQLTSYSALEAAVKKIDSQKDKLKLDAVFAYPVKEKWVTGNHLSNVFLAPEFDGNVLEASKSPTVKFTDGDKFKQLVDIQNKYSVQPTASLDYSQQVEELFSLEKVAIIQQGNWVYNTVYDMDPELAEKGIGIIPIPNGEKATGMPVGVPNYWAVNKKSDEKVQKEAKKFLDWMYTSDEGKKAVLEDFKFIPAYEGYDVEKIADPISKEIYKYSQAGNTTGWVFNGYPVGWNDELGASVQKYVTGKLTWEEFVKQNIENWEKIRSK, encoded by the coding sequence ATGAAGCGTAAAAAATGGTACGGGGGAATCTTTTCTATTTTATTGATATTCAGTGTGATTCTGGCTGGGTGTTCTTCTTCAACGGGCGGGGACGGCGGCTCTAAGGATGATGTGACTCTTGATGTATTTCAATTCAAGGTAGAATTCAAATCGCAATTCGAGGCTTTGGCCAAGCAGTATGAAAAAGAAAACCCAGGTGTGAAAATCAAAATATCGACAGTCGGCGGCGGAAATGATTATAAATCAGCCATTACGGCAAAATTCGCTTCGGGTGAAGAACCAGCCGTTTTTAACATTGGCGGGCCGGTGGATGTCGAACAATATAGAGATAGATTATTAGATTTAAAGGATACGAAAGCGGCAAAAGCTGCCCTTGATGGCACTTTGGATGGTGTGAAAGAGGACGGGCAGATTCTCGGACTTCCATTCAACCAAGAAGGGTACGGCTTGATTTATAACAAGCGTATCTTTAAAGAAGCCGGAATTGACCCTGAACAACTCACAAGCTATTCAGCGCTCGAGGCAGCGGTCAAGAAAATCGATTCACAGAAGGATAAATTGAAGCTTGATGCGGTTTTCGCCTATCCGGTCAAAGAGAAGTGGGTGACAGGTAATCACTTATCCAATGTGTTTTTAGCTCCGGAGTTCGACGGGAATGTATTGGAAGCTAGCAAATCCCCTACTGTTAAATTTACGGATGGCGATAAGTTCAAGCAACTTGTCGATATCCAAAATAAATATTCCGTCCAGCCGACAGCGAGTCTTGATTACTCTCAACAAGTGGAAGAATTGTTCTCGTTGGAAAAGGTTGCAATCATTCAGCAAGGAAACTGGGTGTATAACACCGTGTACGATATGGATCCCGAGCTAGCGGAAAAAGGAATTGGCATCATCCCGATTCCTAATGGTGAAAAAGCTACGGGTATGCCGGTCGGCGTCCCGAACTATTGGGCAGTGAACAAGAAATCCGATGAAAAGGTACAGAAGGAAGCGAAGAAGTTCCTTGATTGGATGTATACATCCGACGAAGGGAAAAAAGCCGTCCTGGAAGATTTCAAATTCATTCCTGCTTATGAAGGATATGACGTGGAAAAGATAGCCGATCCAATTTCTAAGGAAATCTATAAATATTCCCAAGCAGGAAATACGACAGGCTGGGTGTTTAACGGATATCCTGTCGGCTGGAATGATGAACTTGGTGCCAGCGTCCAAAAATACGTAACCGGAAAGCTGACATGGGAAGAATTCGTTAAACAGAACATTGAAAACTGGGAAAAGATCCGTAGTAAATAA
- a CDS encoding sensor histidine kinase: MKTLYFRIVIQTILIMVLASVIAFLISNVYYHKVQKPFNGEKISKVASDIVSLYEENPGQDIDAYLNHIAGLHYQIYLFNEQGEGTLYGEPFRETVLDSGTISGVLNGKTYQGIASYNNGLFITGFFDDVLINSIGVPINVDGEKHALFVRPNIELQFGEIRFFLAVLLILTLLLSFLFVIINTRFIVKPITKLTEATKRIADGDYGSELNVSRSDEIGDLAQHFSKMTHSIQRLDEMRQEFVSNVSHEIQSPLASIQGFSQTLQSEELTREQRNQYLSIIEKESRRMSLLSKQLLQLASLDKEEDPLQRSSFDLAQQIRQVMFMLEWNWREKEMLIEMDVPSTVVFADERLMSQVWTNLITNSIKYSETGSSIYIRLTKLDHFTEVMISDTGLGISEEDLPYILDRFYKVDKVRNRSETGSGLGLSITKKTIDLHGGTIEVQSELGKGTTFYIRLPLM, encoded by the coding sequence GTGAAAACACTCTATTTCAGGATAGTTATTCAAACCATACTGATCATGGTGCTCGCAAGTGTCATCGCCTTTTTAATTTCCAATGTATACTACCATAAGGTTCAAAAGCCCTTCAATGGTGAGAAGATAAGCAAAGTCGCGAGTGATATCGTTTCCTTATATGAGGAAAATCCAGGTCAGGATATCGATGCCTATTTAAACCATATAGCAGGATTGCACTATCAGATATATTTGTTTAATGAGCAGGGTGAAGGAACTCTATATGGGGAGCCGTTTCGGGAAACCGTCTTGGATTCAGGCACGATTTCTGGAGTTTTGAACGGCAAGACATACCAAGGGATCGCCAGCTATAATAATGGGCTATTCATTACCGGTTTTTTTGATGATGTACTAATCAATAGCATCGGCGTCCCCATTAATGTCGATGGCGAGAAACATGCCCTGTTTGTAAGACCGAATATAGAATTGCAGTTTGGCGAAATACGCTTTTTCCTTGCCGTTTTGCTAATACTTACACTTCTTCTCAGTTTTTTATTCGTGATCATCAATACACGTTTCATCGTCAAGCCGATTACGAAATTGACTGAAGCTACAAAAAGAATCGCAGATGGAGATTATGGAAGTGAATTGAATGTTTCACGAAGTGATGAAATCGGGGATTTGGCACAGCATTTTTCGAAAATGACCCATAGTATCCAGAGGCTGGATGAGATGAGGCAGGAGTTCGTATCGAACGTTTCTCATGAAATTCAATCGCCGCTTGCATCCATCCAAGGGTTTTCGCAAACCCTGCAATCAGAGGAATTAACAAGGGAACAAAGAAATCAGTACTTGTCGATAATCGAAAAAGAGAGCAGGCGTATGTCTTTGTTAAGTAAACAGCTGCTTCAGCTAGCCTCGTTGGATAAAGAGGAAGACCCGCTGCAGCGGTCCAGTTTCGATTTGGCGCAGCAAATTCGGCAAGTGATGTTCATGCTGGAATGGAATTGGCGGGAGAAAGAAATGTTGATCGAAATGGATGTGCCCTCAACCGTTGTTTTTGCAGATGAGAGACTTATGAGTCAAGTATGGACGAACTTGATAACCAACAGCATTAAATATTCCGAAACCGGCAGCTCTATTTACATCCGCCTTACAAAACTGGACCATTTTACTGAAGTGATGATTTCAGATACTGGCTTGGGAATTTCGGAAGAAGACCTCCCGTATATCCTGGATCGATTTTATAAAGTAGACAAAGTGCGGAATCGCAGTGAAACGGGCAGCGGTTTAGGGCTTTCAATTACGAAGAAGACGATCGACCTGCATGGTGGAACGATCGAAGTTCAAAGCGAACTTGGCAAGGGAACCACTTTTTATATCCGTTTGCCCCTTATGTAA